One Oryza glaberrima chromosome 11, OglaRS2, whole genome shotgun sequence genomic region harbors:
- the LOC127755403 gene encoding FHA domain-containing protein PS1, with the protein MASAAAEGEEAPIAAFAVSKGGVVLKNIFLNAPPSPLPVEEAARGRGGEEEDPPVMFGRHPECHVLVDHPSVSRFHLEVRSRRRQRRITVTDLSSVHGTWISGRRIPPNTPVELTAGDVLRLGGSRREYRLHWLSLREAFDMEDLLPPLLEEDKEELSTCQEASKQLEPDQKESADTETHQETSQQVVSEQIDFHANVIPSAPPIPEFADLFALEESSVPEFDDSREGRIEGNLIEENHVIYSVESSITQPMLATVEDAGRSVKSDEKDTSNARRSKLKSVKTLRIETGRSKERITPLSYSYQKEENQNENPICSQNCGIECEACMVLFNNSYVGEAEEKEKMNILDRIMMEENQEQTSHLQSKEFVHYVAPLNLDYETFSDNENCMLSVAKETEHNDFNSVNCISQDSVCENPQKISELLHSVSPLVFKGDDFTDSKILQLCASVHKELSGPILENPFMQDISDENTNSNKDTGHEGLTLLNLDATLTSNENFAQSKIFVAPEDSESEGTISENLFEISNMKGNEENEENSPWDKENITPFVSGDIIVERSQLRLKPTTISQELMDSISPLNLEHNDFSDDENSILSIGEQMNSNELIAKNVIPLTSVDANMQKSHAGFMPIAHLDFKDSILTDEETSVLSPEKYDTISPVRQGNLFPDKENVTPASRDLKPIIGRKVLGPRVDNSLSVECTSKRRIHRQEPNELSAKSKVCHAVDDDVFYSDKENLTPISSGGIKARRCLPKSLTVDADQDQEAFYSDKENLTPVSSASRKTKDLSENRARMESTITKKRVVDRLPFQTLLSNSPLRHTSSLDSTQVNPRAVDVAMKLEGELNNVPHKGQESEKTKEGMKVWTMVTDMECLLDDESRKSIMLLRGLKGTQLVIPMIVIRELECLKKRERLFRMLSKATSMLQWINECMEKESWWIHVQSSTEMLPVAPTPPATPTALCNNGEREISAGTFNPIALLSPRSFSDIVSPKTEDCVLDCALLFNKLKGNQNIVILSNSVTLKIKAMAEGFPCEGAKEFRETLVKPCSSRFMWAASAPRGSAWSCLDETTLEENYYNSHHGARRRIPRPMEPAKGLKLILLHNSHYGQATNFVENRPLAPMASW; encoded by the exons atggcgtcggcggcggcggagggggaggaggccccGATCGCGGCGTTCGCGGTGTCCAAGGGGGGAGTCGTGCTGAAGAACATCTTCCTCAACGCGCCCCCGTCGCCGCTGCctgtggaggaggcggcgcgggggcggggtggggaggaggaggatccgCCGGTGATGTTCGGGCGGCACCCGGAGTGCCACGTCCTCGTCGACCACCCCAGCGTCAGCAGGTTCCACCTCGAggtccgctcccgccgccgccagcggcggATCACCGTCACCGACCTCTCCTCCG TGCATGGGACTTGGATCTCGGGACGAAGGATCCCACCGAACACTCCGGTGGAGCTGACAGCCGGTGATGTACTGCGGCTTGGGGGCTCGAGGAGGGAATACCGGCTTCACTGGCTGTCGCTCCGGGAAGCATTTGACATGGAGGATCTGCTGCCACCGCTGCTGGAGGAGGATAAGGAGGAGCTTAGTACTTGTCAG GAGGCAAGCAAGCAGTTGGAGCCTGATCAAAAGGAGTCAGCGGATACTGAGACTCATCAG GAGACAAGCCAACAAGTTGTGTCAGAACAAATTGATTTTCATGCTAATGTGATTCCCTCAGCACCACCTATACCTGAGTTCGCTGATTTATTTGCTCTGGAAGAATCTTCAGTTCCAGAATTTGATGACAGCAGAGAGGGAAGGATTGAGGGAAATTTGATTGAAGAGAACCATGTTATATATTCTGTTGAATCTTCAATTACACAACCAATGCTTGCCACAGTGGAAGATGCTGGAAGATCAGTCAAGTCAGACGAAAAGGACACTTCAAATGCCAGGAGGTCCAAGTTGAAGTCAGTCAAAACCCTCCGCATTGAAACTGGCAGAAGCAAGGAAAGAATTACTCCTTTGAGTTACAGCTATcagaaagaagaaaaccaaaatgAGAATCCTATATGTTCTCAGAACTGTGGGATAGAATGTGAAGCCTGCATGGTTTTGTTTAATAATTCTTATGTCGGAGAAgctgaagaaaaggaaaagatgaatATCTTGGACAGAATTATGATGGAGGAGAATCAGGAACAGACAAGTCATCTTCAATCCAAAGAATTTGTGCATTATGTTGCCCCTCTGAATTTGGACTATGAAACATTTTCAGATAATGAAAACTGCATGCTGAGTGTTGCTAAGGAGACAGAGCATAATGATTTCAACTCTGTGAATTGTATCTCACAAGATTCAGTTTGTGAAAATCCACAGAAGATATCAGAATTATTGCATTCTGTTTCCCCTCTGGTTTTCAAAGGCGATGACTTCACTGACAGCAAAATCCTACAGCTTTGTGCTTCTGTACATAAGGAGTTGTCTGGGCCCATCTTAGAAAATCCATTCATGCAAGACATATCTGATGAAAATACAAACAGCAACAAAGACACAGGGCATGAAGGTTTAACCCTTCTTAACTTGGATGCAACTCTCACAAGCAATGAGAATTTTGCTCAAAGTAAGATTTTTGTGGCTCCTGAGGACTCTGAGAGTGAAGGCACAATCAGTGAGAATCTATTTGAAATTTCGAACATGAAAGGaaatgaagaaaatgaagaGAACAGTCCATGGGACAAGGAGAACATCACCCCCTTTGTCTCAGGAGATATAATAGTGGAGAGAAGTCAGCTAAGGTTGAAGCCCACTACCATTTCCCAAGAATTGATGGATTCCATTTCCCCTCTTAATTTGGAACATAACGACTTTTCAGATGATGAAAATTCCATATTGAGCATTGGAGAACAGATGAATTCAAATGAACTTATCGCCAAGAATGTTATCCCGCTAACTTCAGTTGATGCAAATATGCAGAAGAGCCATGCAGGGTTTATGCCAATTGCACATCTAGATTTCAAAGATAGCATCCTTACAGACGAGGAAACCTCAGTGCTTTCTCCTGAAAAGTATGATACTATATCCCCTGTGAGACAAGGAAACCTGTTCCCAGACAAAGAGAATGTGACACCAGCCTCCAGGGATCTGAAGCCCATCATTGGTAGGAAGGTTCTTGGACCAAGGGTGGATAATTCGCTGTCTGTAGAATGCACTTCAAAAAGGAGGATCCATAGACAAGAACCCAATGAATTATCAGCGAAGTCCAAAGTTTGTCACGCAGTAGATGATGATGTTTTCTATTCTGATAAGGAAAATTTGACACCTATATCTTCAGGAGGCATTAAAGCAAGGAGATGTCTTCCAAAGAGCCTCACAGTGGATGCAGACCAAGATCAAGAGGCCTTCTACTCTGACAAAGAGAACTTGACGCCAGTATCTTCTGCTTCTCGGAAAACAAAGGATTTGTCTGAAAACCGTGCACGAATGGAAAGTACTATCACAAAGAAAAGGGTGGTTGATAGGCTCCCCTTCCAGACACTCTTGTCGAATTCTCCCTTAAGACACACTAGTTCACTTGATAGTACCCAGGTTAATCCTAGAGCAGTTGATGTGGCAATGAAGTTGGAGGGTGAACTGAATAATGTTCCA CACAAAGGACAAGAGTCTGAAAAGACCAAAGAAGGAATGAAAGTCTGGACCATGGTAACTGATATGGAATGTCTTCTTGATGATGAATCTAGGAAGTCCATCATGCTGCTAAGAGGCTTAAAAGGAACTCAATTGGTCATACCAATGATTG TGATCAGGGAGCTTGAGTGCTTGAAAAAGCGGGAGAGATTGTTCAGAATGTTATCAAAGGCCACCTCCATGCTCCAATGGATCAATGAGTGCATGGAAAAGGAGAGCTGGTGGATCCATGTTCAGAGTTCAACCGAGATGCTGCCAGTAGCACCAACTCCACCTGCAACCCCTACAGCGCTATGCAACAATGGAGAAAGAGAAATCTCTGCCGGCACCTTCAATCCGATAGCCTTGCTCTCCCCGAGAAGCTTCTCAGATATCGTCTCCCCGAAAACAGAAGATTGTGTTCTTGACTGCGCCCTCCTTTTCAACAAACTAAAAGGAAACCAGAACATCGTCATCCTGTCCAACAGCGTCACGCTTAAGATCAAAGCTATGGCAGAG GGATTCCCTTGCGAGGGAGCAAAGGAATTCAGGGAGACCCTGGTGAAACCGTGCTCCAGCAGGTTCATGTGGGCGGCCAGCGCGCCGAGAGGTTCAGCCTGGTCGTGCCTGGACGAGACTACCCTGGAGGAGAACTACTACAACAGCCACCATGGAGCCAGGAGGAGGATCCCAAGGCCCATGGAGCCCGCCAAGGGCCTGAAGCTGATCCTGCTGCACAATTCTCACTATGGGCAGGCGACGAACTTCGTCGAGAATCGGCCATTG
- the LOC127754799 gene encoding probable LRR receptor-like serine/threonine-protein kinase At3g47570 isoform X2, giving the protein MKFTTIGQYLLVLMASSVIQITCSSLYGNETDRLSLLEFKKAISMDPQQALMSWNDSNYFCSWEGVSCRVKTPHRVISLNLTNRGLIGQISPTLGNLTFLKFLFLPANSFTGEIPQSLGNMHHLQTIYLSNNTLQGKIPNLANCSNLKVLWLNGNNLVGQIPADLPQRFQSLQLSINSLTGPIPVSVANITTLKRFSCLYNNIDGNIPDDFAKLPVLVYLHLGANKLAGQFPQAILNLSTLVELTLASNHLSGELPSNIGDSIPNLQKFQLGGNFFYGHIPNSLTNASKLNLIDISINSFTGVVPRSIGKLTKLSWLNLELNKFHAHSQKDLEFMNSLANCTELQMFSIYDNRFEGNVLNSFGNHSTQLQYIHMGLNQFSGLIPSGIANIPNLIALELGGNLFTNVIPDWLGGLKSLQTLSLFNNLFTGPIPPSLSNLSNLVELGLSTNQLDGYIPPSLGYLQVLEGFSISHNNINGRVPNEIFGIPTISLIWLSFNYLEGELPSEVGNAKQLMYLHLTSNKLSGDIPSTLGNCESLVDIKLDQNVFTGNIPITLGNLSSLRGLNLSHNNLSGTIPVSLGDLELLQQLDLSFNHLTGHVPTKGVFKNTTAIQIDGNQGLCGGIPELHLLACPVMPLNSTKHKHSVGLKVVIPLATTVSLAVTIVFALFFWREKQKRKSVSLLSFDSSFPKVSYHDLARATDGFSASNLIGRGRYGSVYKAQLFQGRNVVAVKVFSLETKGAQKSFIAECNALRNVRHRNLVPILTACSTIDSRGNDFKALVYKFMARGDLYELLYSTGDDENTSTANHITLAQRLSIIVDVADALEYLHHNNQGTIVHCDLKPSNILLDDNMTAHVGDFGLARLKFDSTASTSADSTSSIAIKGTIGYIAPGGGQVSTVADVYSFGIILLEIFLRKRPTDNMFKDGLDIAKYVEMNFPDRTLNIVDPELLDDKQLQEIPVTMKEKCIECLVSVLNTGLCCVKISPNERMGMQEVGARLHVIKEAYAKAISDSQAVISDKT; this is encoded by the exons ATGAAGTTTACCACAATCGGACAGTATCTGTTGGTGCTTATGGCTAGCAGTGTAATCCAAATCACGTGCAGCTCATTATATGGGAACGAGACAGATCGACTCTCACTACTTGAGTTCAAGAAGGCAATCAGTATGGATCCACAGCAAGCCCTGATGTCCTGGAATGACAGTAATTACTTTTGCAGCTGGGAAGGTGTCTCCTGCAGGGTGAAAACTCCACATCGTGTTATCTCTCTAAACCTCACAAATAGAGGATTAATTGGGCAGATATCTCCTACTCTTGGAAACCTAACATTCCTCAAATTTCTCTTCCTACCTGCAAATTCATTCACTGGAGAGATCCCTCAGTCCCTCGGCAATATGCATCACCTGCAAACTATCTACTTGAGCAATAACACATTGCAAGGAAAGATACCTAATCTAGCAAACTGTTCCAACCTCAAGGTGCTATGGCTGAATGGAAACAATCTGGTAGGACAAATCCCTGCAGATTTGCCTCAACGCTTTCAAAGCTTGCAACTCTCAATCAACAGTCTTACTGGACCCATCCCTGTTTCTGTTGCCAATATCACAACGCTGAAAAGGTTTAGTTGTCTGTATAATAACATCGATGGCAACATACCAGATGATTTTGCAAAGTTACCTGTCTTAGTATACTTGCATCTGGGTGCAAATAAACTGGCAGGTCAGTTTCCACAAGCTATCCTGAATCTTTCTACTCTTGTTGAACTTACCCTTGCTTCCAATCATCTGAGCGGAGAGTTGCCGTCCAATATTGGTGACTCTATACCAAATCTCCAAAAGTTCCAATTGGGCGGCAACTTCTTTTATGGGCATATCCCAAATTCATTGACAAATGCTTCCAAGTTAAACCTGATCGATATATCAATCAATAGTTTCACTGGGGTTGTGCCTAGATCCATTGGCAAACTTACCAAACTGTCTTGGTTAAATCTTGAGCTGAATAAATTCCATGCACATAGCCAGAAAGATCTGGAGTTTATGAACAGCTTAGCCAACTGCACTGAGCTACAAATGTTCTCCATATATGATAATCGCTTTGAAGGCAATGTGCTGAATTCTTTTGGAAACCATTCCACTCAACTGCAGTACATACACATGGGATTAAATCAGTTCTCAGGATTAATTCCTTCTGGTATAGCAAACATTCCCAACTTGATTGCTTTAGAATTGGGTGGTAATCTGTTTACAAATGTGATTCCAGATTGGCTTGGAGGTCTCAAAAGCTTGCAGACCCTAAGTTTATTTAACAATTTATTCACTGGACCCATTCCACCATCTCTGTCCAATTTATCTAATTTGGTAGAACTTGGTCTAAGCACAAACCAGCTCGATGGGTACATACCACCAAGCTTGGGATACCTCCAAGTGCTTGAGGGCTTTAGTATTTCCCATAACAATATTAATGGTAGGGTACCAAACGAAATCTTCGGAATTCCAACAATATCATTAATTTGGCTATCATTCAACTATTTAGAGGGAGAACTTCCTTCTGAAGTAGGCAATGCCAAGCAGCTCATGTACTTGCACCTTACATCTAATAAACTGTCTGGAGATATTCCAAGTACTTTGGGTAACTGCGAAAGTTTGGTAGACATCAAGTTGGACCAGAATGTTTTTACTGGAAACATTCCCATAACATTAGGCAACTTAAGTAGCCTAAGAGGGCTTAACTTGTCTCACAATAACTTAAGTGGGACAATACCAGTGTCTCTTGGTGACCTAGAACTTCTTCAACAactagatttgtctttcaaccaTCTTACAGGTCATGTCCCAACAAAAGGAGTGTTCAAGAATACGACTGCCATACAAATTGATGGGAATCAGGGGCTTTGTGGTGGTATACCAGAGTTACACCTGCTTGCATGTCCTGTCATGCCTTTGAATTCAACCAAGCACAAGCATTCTGTTGGACTGAAAGTAGTGATCCCATTAGCCACAACAGTGTCACTTGCTGTAACAATAGTATTTGCCTTGTTTTTCTGGAGAGAAAAACAGAAGAGGAAATCTGTATCTTTGCTATCATTTGATAGCAGCTTTCCCAAAGTCTCTTACCACGATCTTGCTAGAGCAACAGATGGATTCTCGGCATCTAATTTAATTGGCAGGGGAAGATATGGTTCTGTATATAAAGCGCAACTGTTTCAGGGTAGAAACGTTGTTGCTGTCAAAGTCTTCAGTCTAGAGACAAAGGGAGCACAAAAGAGCTTTATTGCAGAATGTAATGCTTTGAGAAATGTGCGGCATCGCAATCTAGTTCCTATCCTTACTGCGTGCTCAACTATTGATTCCAGGGGAAATGATTTCAAAGCTTTAGTGTACAAGTTCATGGCACGTGGTGACTTGTATGAGTTACTATACTCAACTGGTGATGATGAGAACACTTCAACTGCAAATCATATTACACTGGCTCAGAGGTTAAGCATTATAGTGGATGTAGCAGATGCATTGGAGTACCTCCATCACAATAACCAAGGAACTATTGTCCATTGTGATCTTAAGCCTAGCAATATTCTCTTGGATGATAATATGACAGCTCATGTTGGGGATTTTGGGCTTGCAAGATTGAAATTTGATTCAACGGCATCAACTTCTGCTGATTCAACTTCTTCAATTGCAATAAAGGGCACAATTGGATACATTGCTCCAG GTGGTGGTCAAGTTTCAACTGTTGCAGATGTTTATAGCTTTGGGATTATTCTTCTCGAAATATTTCTACGGAAGAGACCAACAGataatatgttcaaggatggtCTGGACATCGCAAAATATGTTGAGATGAACTTTCCAGATAGAACACTAAATATTGTTGATCCAGAATTACTAGACGACAAACAATTGCAAGAAATTCCTGTGACCATGAAGGAAAAATGCATTGAGTGTTTAGTTTCAGTGCTAAACACAGGACTTTGTTGCGTTAAGATATCCCCTAATGAGCGCATGGGAATGCAAGAAGTGGGCGCAAGGTTACACGTCATTAAGGAGGCATATGCCAAAGCAATCTCTG ATTCGCAGGCAGTTATCAGCGACAAAACTTAG
- the LOC127754799 gene encoding probable LRR receptor-like serine/threonine-protein kinase At3g47570 isoform X1, whose translation MKFTTIGQYLLVLMASSVIQITCSSLYGNETDRLSLLEFKKAISMDPQQALMSWNDSNYFCSWEGVSCRVKTPHRVISLNLTNRGLIGQISPTLGNLTFLKFLFLPANSFTGEIPQSLGNMHHLQTIYLSNNTLQGKIPNLANCSNLKVLWLNGNNLVGQIPADLPQRFQSLQLSINSLTGPIPVSVANITTLKRFSCLYNNIDGNIPDDFAKLPVLVYLHLGANKLAGQFPQAILNLSTLVELTLASNHLSGELPSNIGDSIPNLQKFQLGGNFFYGHIPNSLTNASKLNLIDISINSFTGVVPRSIGKLTKLSWLNLELNKFHAHSQKDLEFMNSLANCTELQMFSIYDNRFEGNVLNSFGNHSTQLQYIHMGLNQFSGLIPSGIANIPNLIALELGGNLFTNVIPDWLGGLKSLQTLSLFNNLFTGPIPPSLSNLSNLVELGLSTNQLDGYIPPSLGYLQVLEGFSISHNNINGRVPNEIFGIPTISLIWLSFNYLEGELPSEVGNAKQLMYLHLTSNKLSGDIPSTLGNCESLVDIKLDQNVFTGNIPITLGNLSSLRGLNLSHNNLSGTIPVSLGDLELLQQLDLSFNHLTGHVPTKGVFKNTTAIQIDGNQGLCGGIPELHLLACPVMPLNSTKHKHSVGLKVVIPLATTVSLAVTIVFALFFWREKQKRKSVSLLSFDSSFPKVSYHDLARATDGFSASNLIGRGRYGSVYKAQLFQGRNVVAVKVFSLETKGAQKSFIAECNALRNVRHRNLVPILTACSTIDSRGNDFKALVYKFMARGDLYELLYSTGDDENTSTANHITLAQRLSIIVDVADALEYLHHNNQGTIVHCDLKPSNILLDDNMTAHVGDFGLARLKFDSTASTSADSTSSIAIKGTIGYIAPECASGGGQVSTVADVYSFGIILLEIFLRKRPTDNMFKDGLDIAKYVEMNFPDRTLNIVDPELLDDKQLQEIPVTMKEKCIECLVSVLNTGLCCVKISPNERMGMQEVGARLHVIKEAYAKAISDSQAVISDKT comes from the exons ATGAAGTTTACCACAATCGGACAGTATCTGTTGGTGCTTATGGCTAGCAGTGTAATCCAAATCACGTGCAGCTCATTATATGGGAACGAGACAGATCGACTCTCACTACTTGAGTTCAAGAAGGCAATCAGTATGGATCCACAGCAAGCCCTGATGTCCTGGAATGACAGTAATTACTTTTGCAGCTGGGAAGGTGTCTCCTGCAGGGTGAAAACTCCACATCGTGTTATCTCTCTAAACCTCACAAATAGAGGATTAATTGGGCAGATATCTCCTACTCTTGGAAACCTAACATTCCTCAAATTTCTCTTCCTACCTGCAAATTCATTCACTGGAGAGATCCCTCAGTCCCTCGGCAATATGCATCACCTGCAAACTATCTACTTGAGCAATAACACATTGCAAGGAAAGATACCTAATCTAGCAAACTGTTCCAACCTCAAGGTGCTATGGCTGAATGGAAACAATCTGGTAGGACAAATCCCTGCAGATTTGCCTCAACGCTTTCAAAGCTTGCAACTCTCAATCAACAGTCTTACTGGACCCATCCCTGTTTCTGTTGCCAATATCACAACGCTGAAAAGGTTTAGTTGTCTGTATAATAACATCGATGGCAACATACCAGATGATTTTGCAAAGTTACCTGTCTTAGTATACTTGCATCTGGGTGCAAATAAACTGGCAGGTCAGTTTCCACAAGCTATCCTGAATCTTTCTACTCTTGTTGAACTTACCCTTGCTTCCAATCATCTGAGCGGAGAGTTGCCGTCCAATATTGGTGACTCTATACCAAATCTCCAAAAGTTCCAATTGGGCGGCAACTTCTTTTATGGGCATATCCCAAATTCATTGACAAATGCTTCCAAGTTAAACCTGATCGATATATCAATCAATAGTTTCACTGGGGTTGTGCCTAGATCCATTGGCAAACTTACCAAACTGTCTTGGTTAAATCTTGAGCTGAATAAATTCCATGCACATAGCCAGAAAGATCTGGAGTTTATGAACAGCTTAGCCAACTGCACTGAGCTACAAATGTTCTCCATATATGATAATCGCTTTGAAGGCAATGTGCTGAATTCTTTTGGAAACCATTCCACTCAACTGCAGTACATACACATGGGATTAAATCAGTTCTCAGGATTAATTCCTTCTGGTATAGCAAACATTCCCAACTTGATTGCTTTAGAATTGGGTGGTAATCTGTTTACAAATGTGATTCCAGATTGGCTTGGAGGTCTCAAAAGCTTGCAGACCCTAAGTTTATTTAACAATTTATTCACTGGACCCATTCCACCATCTCTGTCCAATTTATCTAATTTGGTAGAACTTGGTCTAAGCACAAACCAGCTCGATGGGTACATACCACCAAGCTTGGGATACCTCCAAGTGCTTGAGGGCTTTAGTATTTCCCATAACAATATTAATGGTAGGGTACCAAACGAAATCTTCGGAATTCCAACAATATCATTAATTTGGCTATCATTCAACTATTTAGAGGGAGAACTTCCTTCTGAAGTAGGCAATGCCAAGCAGCTCATGTACTTGCACCTTACATCTAATAAACTGTCTGGAGATATTCCAAGTACTTTGGGTAACTGCGAAAGTTTGGTAGACATCAAGTTGGACCAGAATGTTTTTACTGGAAACATTCCCATAACATTAGGCAACTTAAGTAGCCTAAGAGGGCTTAACTTGTCTCACAATAACTTAAGTGGGACAATACCAGTGTCTCTTGGTGACCTAGAACTTCTTCAACAactagatttgtctttcaaccaTCTTACAGGTCATGTCCCAACAAAAGGAGTGTTCAAGAATACGACTGCCATACAAATTGATGGGAATCAGGGGCTTTGTGGTGGTATACCAGAGTTACACCTGCTTGCATGTCCTGTCATGCCTTTGAATTCAACCAAGCACAAGCATTCTGTTGGACTGAAAGTAGTGATCCCATTAGCCACAACAGTGTCACTTGCTGTAACAATAGTATTTGCCTTGTTTTTCTGGAGAGAAAAACAGAAGAGGAAATCTGTATCTTTGCTATCATTTGATAGCAGCTTTCCCAAAGTCTCTTACCACGATCTTGCTAGAGCAACAGATGGATTCTCGGCATCTAATTTAATTGGCAGGGGAAGATATGGTTCTGTATATAAAGCGCAACTGTTTCAGGGTAGAAACGTTGTTGCTGTCAAAGTCTTCAGTCTAGAGACAAAGGGAGCACAAAAGAGCTTTATTGCAGAATGTAATGCTTTGAGAAATGTGCGGCATCGCAATCTAGTTCCTATCCTTACTGCGTGCTCAACTATTGATTCCAGGGGAAATGATTTCAAAGCTTTAGTGTACAAGTTCATGGCACGTGGTGACTTGTATGAGTTACTATACTCAACTGGTGATGATGAGAACACTTCAACTGCAAATCATATTACACTGGCTCAGAGGTTAAGCATTATAGTGGATGTAGCAGATGCATTGGAGTACCTCCATCACAATAACCAAGGAACTATTGTCCATTGTGATCTTAAGCCTAGCAATATTCTCTTGGATGATAATATGACAGCTCATGTTGGGGATTTTGGGCTTGCAAGATTGAAATTTGATTCAACGGCATCAACTTCTGCTGATTCAACTTCTTCAATTGCAATAAAGGGCACAATTGGATACATTGCTCCAG AGTGTGCATCAGGTGGTGGTCAAGTTTCAACTGTTGCAGATGTTTATAGCTTTGGGATTATTCTTCTCGAAATATTTCTACGGAAGAGACCAACAGataatatgttcaaggatggtCTGGACATCGCAAAATATGTTGAGATGAACTTTCCAGATAGAACACTAAATATTGTTGATCCAGAATTACTAGACGACAAACAATTGCAAGAAATTCCTGTGACCATGAAGGAAAAATGCATTGAGTGTTTAGTTTCAGTGCTAAACACAGGACTTTGTTGCGTTAAGATATCCCCTAATGAGCGCATGGGAATGCAAGAAGTGGGCGCAAGGTTACACGTCATTAAGGAGGCATATGCCAAAGCAATCTCTG ATTCGCAGGCAGTTATCAGCGACAAAACTTAG
- the LOC127755894 gene encoding pre-mRNA-splicing factor cwc-21-like, producing MYNGIGLQTARGSGTSGHVQTNKFFIKPRSSSAGGPPKAPAPAPGFDDAGGMRKPSKEILEHDRKRQVELRLLLLRDALEEQGYTEGEIEERVEEARKEAEIEIEIEAAAAEEEGRGAGRQPLPGKGCA from the coding sequence atgtacAACGGCATCGGTCTCCAGACCGCGCGGGGGTCGGGCACGAGTGGGCACGTGCAGACCAATAAGTTCTTCATCAAGccgcggtcgtcgtcggcgggcGGGCCCCCGAAGGCGCCGGCCCCGGCCCCGGGgttcgacgacgccggcgggaTGCGGAAGCCGAGTAAGGAGATCCTGGAGCACGACCGGAAGCGGCAGGTGGAGCTGCGGCTGCTCCTGCTGAGGGACGCGCTCGAGGAGCAAGGGTACACGGAGGGGGAGATCGAGGAGCGCGTCGAGGAGGCGCGCaaggaggcggagatcgagatcgagatcgaggccgcggcggccgaggaggaaggacgcggcgcggggcggcagcCACTCCCGGGCAAAGGGTGTGCGTAG